The genomic DNA AATCCCGCAGCGCTCAACCTCGCGAGGGTCGCAGACAGGAAGAGATGCTATCTGGGAAGGTTGATAGAGCTCGAGAGAACCATCGCAGATATTGTTGAGGGAAGAAGATCATTCGGCATCTGCTTCGCCTTCGCTCACAACGATGCGGGGATCACATACGCCGCCACTGTCAGGGCGCTTCTTCCAGAGGCAAGGTTCTTCGTGATAATCTTCGGCAGGAATGCAGAGGAGCTTGCCGGCACAGTTGATTTCGATGCAGAGAAGATCGCGGAGAGGGCAGTCCACAACCCTCTCGGGCTGAAGAAAAAGATCGACGAGGTTCTGACATGGGCTGTATAGAGATGCTCAAACCCCAGATTCTGCTGCGGGGGATATCGTTCAGAGAGGCCAGGGAGTACATAGAGTCGAGCTGCGACGAGTGCTATCACTTCCAGCCAGGGTTCAGGCTGTTCGGCGAATATATAATCGGAGCTCCGCCGATAGCGGTTGGCATCATGAAGGATGGGAGCATAGTCTTCCCCTACACAAAGCCATGCCATGGCACTTTTGTGTTGAAGCACAGGGACGAGGCTGAGGCTGAGCGGGTCAGAAAGCTTGGAAGGGAGGAGGTCATGAGATCCCTGAAGAGGCGTTGACGTCAGCCACAGCAGTTCGGCTATGTCCTCTGCACACCTCTTCTGTCACATGAGTCGTTTTGAGCTGGCCGGGCTCACCATATGAGGTCTCTATCACATTAGCTTCGAAAATTTTATTCAGATCATTGGCATCTTGTATATCATGTCCGACAGAAAACCAAAGGTGGCGTGGGGGATAACCGGAAGCGGTGACAGGCTCCCGGAGATTGTGGACATGATGAAGAACGTGCAGGAGATGTACAGGGATGCTGTGGATATCAGGGTCTACATATCAAGGGCTGGGGACCAGGTTGTCAAGTACTACAAGCTCTTCAACGAGCTGGAGGCAAGCTTCGACAAGATATGGGTGGAGGCGAATGCGAACGCGCCGTTCCTGGCCGGACAGCTGCAGCTCGGAAAGTTTGCTTTCCTCATCATAGCACCTGCAACATCCAACACCGTCGCCAAGATCTCCCTTCGTCTGGCCGACACACTCCTGACCAATGCTGCGATAATGGCGCAGAAGGCATATGTACCGTTGTACATAATGCCATCCGACTACGAAGAGGGTGTCACCATCACAAAGCTGCCTGACGGAAGGGATCTGAAGCTGAGAATCCGGCGTGAGGACGTGGAGCACGTGAGGCGCCTGGAGGCAATGGATGGGACATTTGTTCTGAGGGGAGTCGATGAGATTCCTGGGGTATTCGAGAAGCATTTCGGCAGACCGTGACTGTTTAGTTCTGCCATAAAGATGCAAGAGCTCCCAGGCTCAGCGCGAGGAGCATCTCCAGAGAGCCGAAACCTGGAGCAGCATTCACCTTTTTTGCCTCATCTGCATCTTCATAGCTGGCATTCCTGAGAACCCCTGTCGGGCTTGCAAGAATGCCCTCTATCACATCCAGGACAACCAGGTCTCGATCTCCTCCGGCGTAGATGTTGATGACCTGGAGATCCATGCGTTTTACTCCATAGAAAACAAAATGATCCCCAATGCCCAGCACGGATGATGCGACCGGTGAGCCACTGGTGTAAAGCGATAGCCACACCCTGCCGGCCTGTGGGTCCACATCCTCCACCACAAGCGTCAGGTTCCCGGCGAACTGGAGAGATTCTCCGGTGGTCAGCATGACGGTCACACCGCCGGATCCCGTATGCATGCACGCGCACAAAATAATCGCAAGCTGTATTGCTCTCAAGGGCGACCTCATACCAGCTCTCCCCTGCCATGTGCAGATCTATGTGTGAATAGGTGTGCAGACACCAAATCAATCTCCTGCATAAGCGAATACATTCTGACAGCGGGTCTCAGGCCCATCTCACCTCGACCTCATCTGTCCTGTAATTAGGCCTGACGCCTGAGCTCTCAATCGGCGTGCTCACGCCGCTCTTGAGCATCACCAGCCCTGTATATGCTATCATCGATCCGTTATCGCCCATGAAACGCCTTTCAGGGAGATAAAATCTCGCGCCGCGCTCCTCACACATCAGCCTAAGCATCTCTCCGAGCCGCCGGTTCGCCCCGACTCCACCGACAAGCATTGCCTCCTTCTTCTCAGCATGTGCCATCGCGCGCTCTGTGACCTCGACGAGCATCGCGAATGCGGTCTCCTGGAGGCTGTAGCAGACGTCCTCCAGATCGTATCTCCTGGCGGCCTCTGCTGCAGCGGTCGCAAGCCCTGAGAAGGAGAAGTCCATTCCCTTGACGGTGTAGGGAAGCGGTATGTATTCCTTTGCATTCCTGGCGAGCTCCTCTATCCGCGGCCCTCCAGGGTGCGGAAGACCGACTGAGCGTGCGAACTTGTCAAGCATGTTCCCGACGCTGATGTCCAGGGTCTCGCCAAAGATCCTGTAGCGACCGCGCCTGAGGGCGAGAACCTGGGAGTTTCCGCCGCTCACGTAGAGCACCGCAGGATCCCTGGCTCCGGTCTTCCATTTCCCAATCTCGATATGAGCTATGCAGTGGTTCACGCCGACGAGAGGGACATTGAGCTTCAAAGCGAGAACCCTGGCCGCAGTCGCGACCGTCCTCAGGCACGGCCCGAGTCCGGGCCCCTGAGAGAACGCGACTCCGTCGATCTTTATTCCGAGATCTCTGGCGCCCTGGATCACCTCTCTCAGCAGCGGGCCGATGTGCTCTGAGTGGTGCTGCGCCGCCTCTCTTGGGTGAATACCTCCCCTTGCAGGCGTGTATGTTGCAGCCCTCTCTATGATCACATCATCCTCATTCACGATCGCTGCACTGAGATTCCAGGCAGTGCCCTCAATACCAAGGACGTACATGGCACACCACATTTCCTTTGAAAGAGATGATCTCACGCTCTGATGTTATCTTTATGACCACCGCGCCCTTCATGCGCAGGGCCTCCCATGCTATTCACATACTTTGACAAATGGTTTGTACTGCAAATCATGCTGTGAGAACTCATAGGTAGTCGAGACCTATATCCTTTCGGTACCGCATCCCGTTGAACCTTATTCTCCTTATGTTGTCGTATGCCTTCGATCTCGCCTCTGCAAGCGACGATCCCTTTGCGACCAGTGTCAGGACCCTTCCTCCGGTTGTGTAGATCTTTCCGGAATCACCAAATGCTGTGCCGTTGTGATACACCAGAACATCTGGATCAACCTTATCGAGGCCCCTTATCGGGATATTGGTATAGTGTGCTCCGGGATAGCCTGGCCGCTCCTCAGATCCGCTGGAGACAGGCTTGACAACCCGACCGCTGACAGCGCATACTCCAAGGTGATACTCAGGGTTCCACTCCAGCTCGATCTCGTTGAGCCTCTGGTCGAGAACAGCGCGCGACAGCCTGTACATATCCGTTCTGAGCCTGGGTAAGATCACCTCTGCCTCAGGATCCCCCAGACGGACGTTGATCTCCAGGACGTATGGCTCCCGCTCGCCATCGCGCTCCATGATCATCAGGCCGAAGTAGATGAAGCCCCTGTACCTTAGACCCATATCGTAGATCCTCCGCATCGTCGGCCTAGCTATCCTAGACATGATCGTCTCTCTGAGATCATCATCCAGCCAGGGATGCGGTGAGAAGCCACCCATGCCCCCGGTGTTCGGGTTGTTCTCGAGGTTCGGATTGCCTGAGAGCCTGTTGAAGAGCCTTATCGCTGTGATCTCATCGGGCGCGAAGGCCTGCTTGTAGTCCATCGCCGACTCGAGCGGAAGTATGTTTTTGCCATCCGCGATGGCAAAGAACATCAGCTCCCTCCCCTCAAGCCTCCTCTCGATCTCGATCCTGTTTCCAGCATCCCCGAAGATCCTGGGCTCGACCATGATCCTCTCGACCGTGGAGAGGGCCTCATCTCTTGAGGAACATACCACAGAGCCCTTGCCTGCTGCGAGCCCGTCCGCTTTTATTACAAGGTTCTCCCCGGGGTGGGTATCATAGAACTGATCGACGAACTCCTTTGCCTCATCAGGATCATCGAAATTCCTGTAAGGCGGCACCGGCACCCCTATCTCGCTCAGCAGATCCTTCGTCCAGCATTTGGATCCCTCCAGCAGGGCAGCCCGCCTCTCCGGCCCGACGATATCAAGGCCGCGCTCCTCAAAAGCGTCTACTATTCCCGCCGAGAGATACCCCTCTGGGCCCACGAATGTGAGATCGATTCTGTTCCTCTCCGCGAATGATAACATTTCATCGATGCTCTTGATCTGGGCGCCATCTGCCTGGGAGCATTTCTGCAGGAGACTGCTCCCCGCATTTCCCGGAGCCACGAAGACCTTCTCAACAGAAGGGCTCCTTGAAAAGGCGTGGGCTATCGCATTGCCCCTTCCCCCTGCATCGACAACAAGAATCCTTGCGCCAGCCATCTATACCCAACTCGATCGGGAAAGGCGTGCAGATAATATTTATAAGCCATCCCCCAATCATGCCACAGATCAGGCGACTCTGAGCGCCGCGAAATCATGTAAAACCTCACGCTCAGAAATTGTGCCACTATGGTGGTGTTGTATTTGCAGACTCAGGAGAGGCTGTTGGAGATAATACGCGACAGAAATGTCGAGTTCATAAGGCTGCAGTTTACTGATATTCAGGGCATAGTTAAAAACGTCGCGATTCCTGTAACGCAGCTCGGGAAGGCGTTCAAGACCGGCATATCGTTCGATGGATCCTCGATCGAGGGCTTCGCGAGGATCCAGGAATCTGATATGGTACTGAAGCCGGATCTGGACACCTTCTGCATACTGCCCTGGAGATCGATGGGCGGGACGAACGAGGCCAGGCTCATATGTGATGTTTACACCTCTAAAGGAGTTCCCTTCGAAGGTGATCCCAGGTATGTTCTGAAGAGAAATCTCGAGGTCGCCGCGAAGATGGGCTACACGATGAACGTCGGCCCGGAGCTAGAGTTCTTCCTTTTTGAGAGGGAGAACGGATCCGGCACAAAGCCACATGACTTCGGCGGCTATTTCGACCTCGGCCCCGTGGATCTGGCGGAGGATGTAAAGAGGGAGATCGTTCGGGTGCTCATAGAGATGGGGTTCACCGTGGAGGCTGCGCATCACGAGGTTGCAAGGGGCCAGCATGAGATAGACTTTGTTTATGATGAGGCTCTCCGCAACGCCGACAAGGTCGTCACATTCAAGTACGTCACAAAGACGATCGCGCTGAAGAACAATCTGCGCGCGACGTTCATGCCCAAGCCGATATATGGCCAGGCCGGATCCGGGATGCACGTCAACATATCTCTCTTCAGAAAGGGGGAGAACACGTTCTTCGATCCAGAGAGGCCGTACAATCTCAGCGACGTGGGGCGGTACTTCGTGGGAGGACTGCTCGAGCATGCTCCGGCCATAACTGCAGTCGCAAATCCACTGATAAACTCGTACAAACGTCTTGTCTCCGGATTTGAAGCACCAGTATACATCAGCTGGTCCGGTCCGAACAGATCCTCCCTCATAAGAGTTCCTGCGGCGCGGGGCCTCTCGACCCGCATAGAGTTCAGGTCTCCAGATCCGTCATGCAATCCGTATCTGGCGTTTGCGGCAATACTTGCAGCCGGTCTGGATGGAATACGGAAAGGCATAGACCCAGGAGAGCCGCTTGATCTCAACCTGTATGGGCTATCACAGGCTGAGCTGGACCAGCTCGGGGTCAGAATGCTGCCGTCAAACCTGCATGAGGCGCTTGTCGCGCTCGAGGAGGATAAAGTAATAAGAGATGCACTGGGCGAGCATGTCGTCAACAACCTGCTCAGGCTCGGAAAACTCGAGTGGAGGAACTACAACACATATGTCCATCAGTGGGAGATCGATCGGTACATCAACATAATCTGAGCCCAGCCGCACCCTTTTCCGGGGCGGACAGCTCAGCCCTCTCAGAACGTATCCTCGATCCATCTTTTTATATCATCACGCACGCGCCTGAAAGCGTTAATCCCACCACCCGCTGGATCCGGGAAGGCTCTGTGCATGTGAACTCCTGGAATGTAGGGACACGAATCCGCGGCATCACAGAGTGTTACGATTGTATCGAAATGGATATCCCTCATGCTATCAAGCCCTTTCGATCGCTGCTCTGATATATCAATGCCGATCTCTGCCATCGCGCTCACAGCGTTCGGATCCACCTCTGTGGGCTCGATGCCTGCGCTGTACGCCTCATAATTATCTCCTTTGAGCGCCCTGAGAAGGGCCTCTGCCATCTGGGATCTGGCGGAGTTGTGGACGCAAACGAAAAGCACCCTCTTCTTCATGAGAGATTGTGTGGAGAACACACTGTTAAACACCTTCCGGCATGAGGTAATGTACTCATGATCTCCAATAAAAGAACGATGCGATAACAAATCTCCTGTCAGCCGCTGTCTCCGCGTAATGTACTCGTATCAAAATCTCCAAGAAAGCGTTTAGGTCGCGTACCCAGATTACTGAATAGCGCTAACGGGTGAAGCAATGGGTGTTTGGCGTCAAATAAGTCCCTTGCATTCGATTCTAGTGATGATTTTCAGTAAAGCGAGTACGCGACCAGCGTTTATTGCCGATCGATAAGTTCTGCAGCTCCATGCCCCAGATCAGCTGCAACCAGTTCATAAGAGCCTCTTCTGCACCCATCCGTTTATCTTCAGGTACGGTATCGCCTTCCTCTTGATGCCGAGCCTGATGAGATCTGATGGACTCTCTATCCTCTCCCTCCTCCTGTATGAGATGATCCTGCGTGCGCTCTCCGGCCCTATGCCAGGCACTCGTATCAGGCTCTGAAAATCGGCCTCATTCACATCGAGTGGCAGGTCGAGCGATTCTCCGGCCAGAATGACCTTTGGATCCTGATTGATGAGAAATCCATAATCGTCGAAGACATTTTTGATCTGCTCGGGGGAGAGTCTGTAGACCCTATAAAGCCAGTCGAGCTGGTATAGCCTGCTCTCACGCCATCTCAGCTGCGGTTGTTTTCCTTCAAAGATCGTCCCTTTGATAGGGACAAATGCGCTGTAATAGACCCTGCTCACCCCAATCTCCCTGTACTCCTTTACAACCCTCTGGAATATTTCGAGGTCTGTCTCACCTGCTGCGCCGACCACAAGCTGTGTCGTCTGGGAGCCTCTGGAGCGTCTCGCCAGGATGTCACGTATGTACATCTGCCTGTCCAGTATGTCCCTTTCGTAATCCTTCGTCGGGCTGAGCTCATGCATCACATCCATCGATGGTGCCTCGATGTTGATGCTCACCCTGTCAGCGAGCTCCACAGCCTCTTCTATCAGGTGCCTGGATGTCCCAGGGAGAATCTTGAGGTGGATGTATCCTGAGAACCCGTGCCTCTCCCTGAGAATCCGCACAGTCTCGAGCATCTCCTCCATCGTGGAATCCTCATCCCTGCCCGCGCCGGAGCTCAGGAAGAGGCCGTCAATGAGCCCTTCTCTTCTCAGACTGCTCACTATATTGGAAAGCTCCTCTGGAGTGTAGGAGCATCCATTTGATGTCCCTGCATTGGGGCAGTAGCCACATTGATGATAGCACTCGTTGGTGAAGAGAGTCTTGAAGAGGCGCACATGGCAGCCATTGCGTCCTGAGGCACTGTAGATCAGCGAGTCATCATTCCGTCTGTGGCAGCACCTGTCGTATCTGGTGCTTCTGCTGAGCGCCTGAACCTTAATATCAACGTCCTCGAGATCGAAGCTCGCACCACGTGCCAGGATCGACCGTTCCATCGTGCCGTTCTTCTACCCTCACAGTAAATACCATCTGCCCATGCGGGGCGAAAGTGATCTCGGGTGTATCCGAGTTTACCATAAAAGCACGACACTCAGCGTCAACCCCCTTGATCCATTTTGGAGAGAGCATCTCGAACGCTTTCATCTTTTGGCACGCCTTTTTATTGCATATGGAGTTTCTGTGCAGATTTGCAGCGCACTGACAGGGCCCAATAATTGGTGGGATCAGAGTACCTGGATCCCGAATGATTCCATCAGGACATCATGGTTCAGCCTTCCGCTCACGATAGTTGTCCTAGATATCAGCTCGTTCATCACGACCCTCGCTGGAGCGAAGATATTGTGGTCGACCTTGAAGAAGTCGAAGCCTGCTGCTTTGAATGCACTGTAAAACGGCACGCCATAGTCCCTGGAAGCAGATGATGGCATCTTTCTCACATAATCTTTGAGCTCCTCTAGGTTCTCATACTCAATTGTGTAATACGTATCGCCGCCGTAGATTATGGCATCGTTGGACGCGCCCATGCACATCGTGGCGTCGCCGGCCACCGGCGCGATCGGAGCCACGCCCCAGCCGCTTTTTATCTTTGTTATATCGAAACCCATGGTGAAGAGCTTGTGCATACCTGTCTCGACAATCCTGGCAGATACCTGGACCATGCCCGCCACAGAGTCGGTCGGAGCCACAGCGATTCTCAGGTCAGATGGCTCTATTCCGCACATCTCAGCTATTCGAGCAGCCACAGCCGCATCTGGAATCCTGCTCGCCTCCAGAACAATTGCCCCGACATCCGAGTATTCATCAAACCCGATCCTCTCGTAAAGATCCTTCGTCTTCCGGGCAAGAGCCCTCGCAGGTCCGCTGCCCATCGCGAAGTACTTGTCGACCTTGATCTGCCACATCGCGCACTGCGACCCCATGCAAGATATCGCGGGATGGTCTGTGGTGACCTGTATTCCCGGGACTGATATGCCTTTGAGACCGTACGGCACGATCTGGATGTCGGCCAGGTCTGCCATGCATATCCTGCTGATGAATATGCCTGCCCAGAGGCCGCCGGGCGCCTTAACGCCAGCATCTATAACAACCGCGCCGTTCTCCAGCTCTATCACATCGACTCTGAGATCATCGGCCAGATCGAGCATCTCCTCGAAGACCTCAAAGCCCATCTCGTTTATGCTCATCAAACATGATCACCTTTCCCGAGCGAGGAGTGCGAGATTGGATATAAACAAATCGTCCAGATCTGCATGGGAGGACCACGAAGATTCCCCGTCTTCAGGCCTGCGACGAGTCGTGCTTCTCATTTCCATGAATTCATTCTGTGTTATTTGAGCTGACCACTCTCCCCTGGAGGATTCGATCCGCGAGCCTGGAGAGCGGAAGGCTCTGCAGGTAAACCCTCCCAGGCCCTTTGAGCCTCGCCAGGAAAATTCCCTCACCGCCGAAGAGCGCGTTTCTTATTCCGCCTACAAAACGTATATCGTAATCCACGTCTCTCGAGAAGGCGACGAGGCATCCTGTATCAACATTTATCACCTCTTCCTCCTGGAGATCTCTAGTGATCAGAGCACCTCCGGCATGGATGAACACCATACCCCTGCCCCTCAGTCTTTGAAGGACAAAACCCTCGCCACCGAAGAAGCCCGCACCAAGACGCTTTGTGAATGCCAACTCAATCTCCACACCGCTCTCCCCGCAGAGGAAGGCTCCCCTCTGGCATAGAAGCTGTCCTCCAAACTCATCAAGATTGAGTGGCAGTATCTTTCCCGGAAAGGGCGCGGAGAACGCCATCCTTTTCATATCATCAGATCGGTTGGTAAAGCTCGTTATGAACAAACCCTCCCCTGCCACTGCTCTCTTCAACCCCTTTATGATGCCTCCTGTGGACGCGCTCATATCTATCTCATCATCCATGAAGAGCATCGCGCCCGCCTCTGATCTTATGCTCTCACCCGGAGCCATCTGGACCTCCAGGACCTGGAGATCATCTCCAAGAATGGTGTATCTAAGACTCATTCCAAAACCCCATGTAATGCACTGCTCTCTGGACCATTGGATATCTCTCTTCCCACGGCCGAACGGATGGTTTCCACATGCTGTTCGCTTATCTCCAAATTCAACATCTCCTCTAGATTCCGTCCCTCGCCTCGAGGAACGCGCGTATCACCTCGGCCACAGACCATGCCTGTGATATGCATCCGCCAGGCCTGTGCGGCGGATCGCCATCGTACACCTCTGCGATGGTTCCAATGCCGTAGCGGCGCTCCTCGAGGAGAGGTCTGAGGAGAGAGATCGCGTGCATCCTGCTCCTCTTGCTGTACCTGCTCGCTCGGAGGTAAGCGGTGATGTACGGCCCGATCAGCCACGGCCAGACGGTGCCCTGATGGTATGCCTGATCCCTCTCTCTGGGGGAGCCCTCGTAGCGCCCGATGTAGGCCGGATCTCTGGGAGATAAGGTTCTGAGACCATAGGGGGTGAGAAGCTCCTCAGTCGCATTTCTCACAACCGCACGCGTCCGTTCCAGCGATAAAAGCCCGTGGGAGAACGCGACAGCTACGACCTGATTCGGTCTCACCGACCCATCATATGGATCTATTGTATCGTAAAGATAACCCGCAGGGTTCCAGAACCGCCTGAATGAGCGCCTGACGCGTTCTGCCAGGCCGTGCCACCTCCACTCCAGGCCTGCGGCTTCGCTGAGCTCCTCCAGAGACCTCAAGGCCTCGTACCAGAGCGCATTCACTTCGACGCACTTTCCAGCCCTGGGAGTAACGCACCGGCCATCAACTCGCGCGTCCATCCAGGTCGCGCCCTCTGAGGATGATATGAGACAATCGGAGTCCATGTATCCCACAGGCGTCATGGTGGTGTAGCATTCGATGATGCCCATCAGCGTGGGCCAGAGCTCTCTGATAAAAGATGAATCCGAGGAGAACCTGTGGTACTCACACACAGCTCTTATGAAGAGCAGTGACGCATCCACCGTGTTGTAAGAGCCTGCCCCCAGATCGTTTGGAATCAGGCCATCCTGCATCTGTTCTGAGAATGTTCTGAGCACCGCTCTGGCATCATCAAACCTGCCAGTGCAGAGGAGAAGACCAGGAAGGGCGATCATGGCATCCCTCCCCCAGTCGTCGAACCAGTGGTACCCAGCGATGATGCTCATGCCGCTGCCGCGACGGACCAGAAAGCTATCTGCAGCGATAGCGAGCGACCTCATCTCCTCAGGAAGTGTGGAAAGGAGTTTGCTCTGTCTTTTCAGCTCATCCGTTAATACCGAGTCGTCTGCATCAACCATCCTCGTGGATGCGGTAATGCAGAGATCCAGCTCGTTCTCCACATCAGCCTCAAACCACCCCGGGCAGAGGAGGTCTTCCACCCAGCCCAGCCCGCGCACCCTCTCGATCTCATACTCAAAGTTGTGGTACCAGACCTCGTTTCTCACGTACCTCGCGCGGTCTGAGAAAAGGTGGAGATTGCATCTCGATCTAAGAAGGGTGCCCCTCTCCATAATCTCCTGGCGTATCTCTGGCCTGCCCGAAACAGCATGGAAGCACCTCGATGTGACAAGGGGCATGATCCTGATATGAGAATCTCCAGAGATGTGGTACTTCACAACAGTCGTGTTCTCCCCATGGACCATGAAGATCTGCTTTACGACCTCGATACCGTTCGCTCTGTATAGATATGTGGGCACAGGCTCTGCAGTGAATGATTCAAGATACATGAACCCTCGTGGGTGCACCACACCTGGATACTGATGGTTTGCCAGCTCGATACCGTTAACGGTCTCATCAAGAGAGGAGAGCAGAAGCCATCTGTCCACCGGCGGACTGAGCGATGCTATCAGAAGGCCGTGATACGCCCTGGTGTTTGCACCAATGGATGTGGACGATGCATATCCTCCAATTCCATTTGTCACAATCCATTCCCTGGATATCCCATCACTGTAGGGAATCATTTCTTCACCCTCTGAAGATGTCACTTCGCCATCATCACGATTTTTTTGCAGACCTCTTCATTCTCCTGTTGAGTGCATCCAGCAGAGCACCCCTGAGATCCTCGCCCTTCAGCTTTGATGCTTTTCTCAGTGCTCTGGCAAGGCGCTCGTCACCTAGGCTCTGGGATGCCCATGTGGCGAAGCTTCCGAGCGATGCGTGATGCTCCAGAGTATCCGTATCCGCTCTGCTGAGCATATTCACCATTCCCTGTGTGCTCCAGGCGGTTCCGATCTCTGCGCCATCCTTTGTGGAGAGCACGAATGGATGATCTGCCATGTCCAGGATCTCTGACAGGCGACGGTGAAGGTCTGAGAGGACGCTGAAGTATGTAACAGCAGCATCATACGGATTCCCGTAGGGGCTGAAGTAGCTGTGCACCTCCCCCGGGCCGCCGCCATGTGTGAATATGTAGTAGAGGTGATCGCTCAGGCTGAGGAGCCTCCATATTCTGAGCGTATCCTCTCCGGCCTCCCGCGACGGTCCCTGGAGATTCTGGAGGTATGTGTAACAGGCCCACTGGAGGGCGTTCCCGAGCCAGCAGCTTGTGTCCCTCTCCAGATCCGCCCATGATCTGGCGCTCCTGACGCTCACGGTGCGCGAGGGCTCCACTCTCTCAACGATCTCAGCTGGCGTGGAGAATCTCAGATTCTTCCATTTCAGGATCTCTCCGGGAAGGCATCTCAGAAACTCGAATATCCCCGTCTCAGGCCAGTGGTGCTCCCCAAAGGTCTCGTAGTCCATGAAGAGGTTTATGCATCTCCCAGGGGTTGCTGCGAGCCATGCTGCATACTTGTCCGCTGTGAGCGGGAACTCCTCCCAGTTCCTCGATGAGAACCTGAACCCTATGTCATCGGTGAGCTGGTAATTCCTGAGAAGCAGTGAGATGCTCCTACACCCTTCAGGCCTGTAAACGTGATTCGGATCAGCAATGACGCCCTCTGCGAATATCCCCCTGTAGCCCATATCCTCAGCCATCGCCGCGATCTCATCATTGTAGATCAGCTCTGTGTTCTCGAATATTGTGGGCTTAACGCCAAAGATGTCCCACATGAGTTCTCTGTGCATCCTCACCTGCTCGCGAAACTCCTTTCTGTCGAAGAGGCTTGTGAGTGAATGATAGTACGTCTGGTCGAGTATCTCCACATTGCCGGTATCCACCATCTCTATGAAAGTATCCAGTACATCCGGTCTGTACCTTCTGCACTGCTCCACGAACACACCTGAGAGGCTGTATGCGACCTTGAACGGGCGATCTGTATCAGAGAAACGTTTTATGAGCTCCAGCATGATCCTGTTCGCGGGAAGGTAGCACTTCTCTGCCACCCTCTCGAATACGTTGCGATTCTCTATATCATCAAAGTAGAAATCATGATGCGGCCTGGTCCTCCGGAAGATGCTGCCTGACCAAAAGAATTCCTTTTTGAGCCTGAATGGCTGATGGACTTCGAAGCT from Methanothrix thermoacetophila PT includes the following:
- a CDS encoding DUF1890 domain-containing protein yields the protein MSNPDALLLMGCPEVPVQMSLVLYLSGALRDKGLKVFIAGNPAALNLARVADRKRCYLGRLIELERTIADIVEGRRSFGICFAFAHNDAGITYAATVRALLPEARFFVIIFGRNAEELAGTVDFDAEKIAERAVHNPLGLKKKIDEVLTWAV
- a CDS encoding DUF1894 domain-containing protein; translated protein: MGCIEMLKPQILLRGISFREAREYIESSCDECYHFQPGFRLFGEYIIGAPPIAVGIMKDGSIVFPYTKPCHGTFVLKHRDEAEAERVRKLGREEVMRSLKRR
- the afpA gene encoding archaeoflavoprotein AfpA — its product is MSDRKPKVAWGITGSGDRLPEIVDMMKNVQEMYRDAVDIRVYISRAGDQVVKYYKLFNELEASFDKIWVEANANAPFLAGQLQLGKFAFLIIAPATSNTVAKISLRLADTLLTNAAIMAQKAYVPLYIMPSDYEEGVTITKLPDGRDLKLRIRREDVEHVRRLEAMDGTFVLRGVDEIPGVFEKHFGRP
- a CDS encoding bifunctional N(6)-L-threonylcarbamoyladenine synthase/serine/threonine protein kinase, which produces MYVLGIEGTAWNLSAAIVNEDDVIIERAATYTPARGGIHPREAAQHHSEHIGPLLREVIQGARDLGIKIDGVAFSQGPGLGPCLRTVATAARVLALKLNVPLVGVNHCIAHIEIGKWKTGARDPAVLYVSGGNSQVLALRRGRYRIFGETLDISVGNMLDKFARSVGLPHPGGPRIEELARNAKEYIPLPYTVKGMDFSFSGLATAAAEAARRYDLEDVCYSLQETAFAMLVEVTERAMAHAEKKEAMLVGGVGANRRLGEMLRLMCEERGARFYLPERRFMGDNGSMIAYTGLVMLKSGVSTPIESSGVRPNYRTDEVEVRWA
- the purD gene encoding phosphoribosylamine--glycine ligase, with the protein product MAGARILVVDAGGRGNAIAHAFSRSPSVEKVFVAPGNAGSSLLQKCSQADGAQIKSIDEMLSFAERNRIDLTFVGPEGYLSAGIVDAFEERGLDIVGPERRAALLEGSKCWTKDLLSEIGVPVPPYRNFDDPDEAKEFVDQFYDTHPGENLVIKADGLAAGKGSVVCSSRDEALSTVERIMVEPRIFGDAGNRIEIERRLEGRELMFFAIADGKNILPLESAMDYKQAFAPDEITAIRLFNRLSGNPNLENNPNTGGMGGFSPHPWLDDDLRETIMSRIARPTMRRIYDMGLRYRGFIYFGLMIMERDGEREPYVLEINVRLGDPEAEVILPRLRTDMYRLSRAVLDQRLNEIELEWNPEYHLGVCAVSGRVVKPVSSGSEERPGYPGAHYTNIPIRGLDKVDPDVLVYHNGTAFGDSGKIYTTGGRVLTLVAKGSSLAEARSKAYDNIRRIRFNGMRYRKDIGLDYL
- a CDS encoding glutamine synthetase family protein, coding for MVVLYLQTQERLLEIIRDRNVEFIRLQFTDIQGIVKNVAIPVTQLGKAFKTGISFDGSSIEGFARIQESDMVLKPDLDTFCILPWRSMGGTNEARLICDVYTSKGVPFEGDPRYVLKRNLEVAAKMGYTMNVGPELEFFLFERENGSGTKPHDFGGYFDLGPVDLAEDVKREIVRVLIEMGFTVEAAHHEVARGQHEIDFVYDEALRNADKVVTFKYVTKTIALKNNLRATFMPKPIYGQAGSGMHVNISLFRKGENTFFDPERPYNLSDVGRYFVGGLLEHAPAITAVANPLINSYKRLVSGFEAPVYISWSGPNRSSLIRVPAARGLSTRIEFRSPDPSCNPYLAFAAILAAGLDGIRKGIDPGEPLDLNLYGLSQAELDQLGVRMLPSNLHEALVALEEDKVIRDALGEHVVNNLLRLGKLEWRNYNTYVHQWEIDRYINII
- a CDS encoding arsenate reductase ArsC — translated: MKKRVLFVCVHNSARSQMAEALLRALKGDNYEAYSAGIEPTEVDPNAVSAMAEIGIDISEQRSKGLDSMRDIHFDTIVTLCDAADSCPYIPGVHMHRAFPDPAGGGINAFRRVRDDIKRWIEDTF
- a CDS encoding radical SAM protein, with the translated sequence MERSILARGASFDLEDVDIKVQALSRSTRYDRCCHRRNDDSLIYSASGRNGCHVRLFKTLFTNECYHQCGYCPNAGTSNGCSYTPEELSNIVSSLRREGLIDGLFLSSGAGRDEDSTMEEMLETVRILRERHGFSGYIHLKILPGTSRHLIEEAVELADRVSINIEAPSMDVMHELSPTKDYERDILDRQMYIRDILARRSRGSQTTQLVVGAAGETDLEIFQRVVKEYREIGVSRVYYSAFVPIKGTIFEGKQPQLRWRESRLYQLDWLYRVYRLSPEQIKNVFDDYGFLINQDPKVILAGESLDLPLDVNEADFQSLIRVPGIGPESARRIISYRRRERIESPSDLIRLGIKRKAIPYLKINGWVQKRLL